Proteins co-encoded in one Desulfitobacterium hafniense DCB-2 genomic window:
- a CDS encoding LCP family protein yields MRKKSAFKRLGLTLLVMVLLVGGIVLGFSGLSMSKSKPLPGEQSGPMTEEELKNRISVLLIGADQRPGEQSFNTDTIILATIDPKSARVSLLSIPRDTRVSIPGHKDIKINGVAPLTDLDNLVDVVSDLVGIPISGYIQTNFNGFKQIIDTLGGITVDVEKDMYYETGDDEDGFINLKKGLQKLDGSKALQYARFRNDGLGDISRTARQQIVLKAVAGEMLKLGTLPKLPWLIPQLNEAVNTNLQLGDMFKIAKTAVKFKDVEIYTQTLPGSFHDMNGLSYWDVDPEQVKEVVSNLLRGITTDKVVGDTIIDLLEPVEPNNPLPQVPGSPGDPNGTESPDYHITDPDDEGNPAEEEKPVDDGTENEPGKKPGDEPGDKPGKEPGEGTGEEPGIPEEPSAPEEPSAPEEPSVPEGAGGGEAVNDPSE; encoded by the coding sequence GTGCGAAAAAAATCTGCTTTCAAAAGATTGGGTTTAACCTTACTGGTCATGGTACTTCTTGTGGGAGGAATCGTTCTCGGCTTCAGTGGACTCAGTATGTCCAAATCAAAACCCCTGCCGGGTGAGCAAAGTGGCCCTATGACTGAAGAGGAACTGAAGAACCGCATCAGTGTTCTTTTGATCGGTGCGGATCAGCGGCCTGGGGAACAATCATTCAATACGGATACCATCATCTTAGCGACCATTGATCCTAAAAGCGCCCGGGTCAGCTTATTGTCCATCCCCCGCGATACCCGTGTTTCTATCCCCGGACATAAGGATATCAAGATTAATGGAGTAGCTCCTTTGACAGATTTGGATAACCTGGTGGATGTGGTTTCTGATCTGGTGGGCATACCTATCTCCGGCTATATTCAGACGAACTTTAATGGTTTCAAGCAAATCATCGACACGTTAGGCGGAATCACCGTGGATGTGGAGAAGGATATGTATTATGAGACCGGAGATGATGAAGACGGATTTATTAATCTAAAAAAAGGCCTTCAGAAACTGGATGGCTCCAAAGCATTGCAGTATGCGCGTTTTCGCAATGATGGCTTGGGAGATATTTCACGCACTGCCCGGCAGCAGATAGTTCTCAAGGCTGTAGCTGGGGAAATGCTCAAGCTGGGCACTCTGCCTAAGCTGCCTTGGCTGATTCCTCAGTTGAATGAAGCGGTCAATACGAACCTTCAACTAGGTGATATGTTTAAGATTGCCAAGACCGCTGTTAAATTTAAAGATGTGGAGATTTATACCCAAACCTTGCCGGGAAGTTTCCATGATATGAATGGCCTCAGTTATTGGGATGTGGATCCTGAGCAAGTGAAAGAGGTGGTCAGCAACCTTCTGCGGGGAATCACCACGGATAAGGTTGTCGGGGACACGATTATCGATTTGCTTGAACCGGTAGAGCCCAATAACCCTCTGCCCCAAGTACCGGGAAGCCCCGGTGATCCTAATGGAACGGAATCTCCGGATTACCACATAACCGATCCTGACGATGAAGGCAACCCTGCTGAAGAGGAGAAGCCTGTGGACGACGGGACTGAGAATGAACCCGGTAAGAAGCCGGGCGATGAACCAGGAGATAAACCAGGAAAAGAACCGGGAGAAGGTACAGGAGAAGAACCAGGGATACCGGAGGAACCCAGTGCACCTGAGGAACCTAGTGCACCGGAGGAACCCAGTGTACCTGAGGGAGCAGGGGGTGGAGAAGCTGTCAATGATCCCAGTGAGTAA
- the thiS gene encoding sulfur carrier protein ThiS yields the protein MMKITVNGQDVLLEKELTVQELLVAQRAEMPEYVTVGINEELIEREDFADRKVRAGDSVEFLYFMGGGSFGKVKAAKAATGKEGAA from the coding sequence ATGATGAAAATTACGGTAAATGGGCAGGATGTGCTTCTGGAGAAAGAGCTGACGGTGCAGGAGCTTCTGGTCGCCCAAAGGGCGGAGATGCCGGAATATGTAACCGTGGGAATCAATGAGGAGCTGATCGAGCGGGAGGATTTTGCCGACCGGAAGGTCAGGGCGGGAGATAGTGTGGAGTTCCTTTATTTTATGGGAGGGGGAAGCTTTGGGAAAGTTAAGGCCGCCAAGGCAGCAACCGGGAAAGAGGGTGCCGCCTGA
- the moeB gene encoding molybdopterin-synthase adenylyltransferase MoeB, producing MGFSDEQLERYSRHIILKEVGVKGQKKLLQSRVLIIGTGGLGAPAAMFLAAAGVGTIGLVDFDGVELSNLQRQIIHLTKDVGKPKVISGRETIGEMNPDVEVVPYQEWVSSGNIQDIIWDRDYDFIIDGTDNFPAKFLINDACVLSGKPFSHAGIIRFQGQTMTYVPGQGPCYRCIFKNPPPTDSVPTCKQAGVLGVMGGIIGTIQATEAIKYILGLGDLLTGALLTYDALKMEFRRVKLPHNKKCQVCGEEPSITELIDYEQAACDLN from the coding sequence ATGGGTTTCAGTGACGAACAGCTGGAGCGGTATTCCCGGCATATCATCCTTAAAGAGGTTGGGGTTAAAGGTCAGAAAAAATTGCTCCAGTCCAGGGTCCTGATTATCGGTACGGGCGGGCTGGGAGCGCCGGCAGCTATGTTCTTGGCGGCCGCGGGTGTCGGTACCATCGGGCTGGTGGACTTTGACGGAGTGGAGCTTTCCAACCTGCAGCGGCAGATCATTCACCTGACCAAGGATGTGGGCAAGCCTAAAGTGATATCGGGCCGGGAGACCATTGGGGAAATGAACCCGGATGTGGAAGTGGTGCCTTATCAGGAATGGGTCAGCTCCGGCAATATCCAGGATATTATCTGGGACCGGGATTATGATTTTATCATCGACGGCACGGATAATTTTCCGGCTAAGTTTCTGATCAACGACGCCTGTGTTCTCAGCGGGAAGCCTTTTTCCCATGCCGGGATCATCCGCTTCCAGGGACAGACCATGACTTATGTGCCCGGGCAGGGGCCATGCTACCGCTGCATTTTCAAGAATCCCCCGCCGACCGACAGCGTACCAACCTGCAAACAGGCAGGGGTGCTGGGGGTTATGGGAGGGATCATCGGCACCATTCAGGCCACGGAAGCCATCAAATATATTCTGGGCCTCGGGGACTTGCTGACCGGCGCCCTGCTGACCTATGACGCCCTTAAAATGGAGTTTCGGAGAGTTAAGCTGCCTCATAATAAAAAATGCCAGGTATGCGGGGAAGAACCCTCGATCACAGAACTGATCGATTACGAGCAGGCTGCCTGCGATCTGAATTGA
- a CDS encoding GTP-binding protein: MDNREQMNIVIVGHVDHGKSTVIGRLLADTGSLPEGKLEAVQEYCRKNARPFEYAFLLDALKDEQAQGITIDTARSFFKTGKRDYIIIDAPGHIEFLKNMVTGASRAEAALLVIDAKEGIRENSKRHGHIAAMLGIRQVVVLVNKMDLVDFDRQTFETIRREFGEFLHKLNIQPVNFIPLSAFNGDNIAVRSQRTAWYEGPTVLEQLDSLSNRKGNQELPLRMPVQDIYKFTAAGDDRRIVAGTILSGTIRSGDEVVFLPSRKRSVIQSIEGFNVSQRNMAYADEAVGLTLKTQIYIKPGELMVKAQDKQPQMGSRFKANIFWVGKAPLIKNKTYKLKIGTLKIGVKMVEILNIIDAAELNIDTFKDQAEKHDVAECIFETAKPIAFDPVTEMEQTGRFVIVDNYEISGGGIILEQVDDDRSSLQEHVRQRETQWEKGLIQPAQRAGIYGHKAKFIVLTSGSADHGPVIETIARELEQTLFRLNYKAYYLGVRNLLHGLAAEETIKDWSRDREIRQVGELARILTDSGQIFITTVFNLEDDEAENLKLLNQPSEILVITIGESPFYSFQPDASLEVEGAVAAVGGLLQKQEIILDYYL; this comes from the coding sequence ATGGACAACAGAGAACAGATGAACATCGTGATTGTGGGCCATGTGGACCACGGTAAAAGTACGGTGATTGGCAGGCTGCTGGCGGATACCGGTTCCCTGCCCGAAGGCAAGCTGGAAGCGGTGCAGGAATACTGCCGCAAGAATGCCCGGCCTTTTGAGTATGCCTTTCTGCTGGATGCTTTAAAAGACGAACAAGCTCAGGGAATTACCATCGATACGGCCCGCAGTTTTTTTAAAACCGGCAAAAGGGACTATATCATCATCGACGCCCCCGGTCATATCGAATTCCTGAAAAATATGGTGACGGGAGCTTCCCGGGCGGAGGCCGCTCTGTTGGTCATCGACGCTAAGGAAGGAATCCGGGAGAACTCCAAACGTCACGGCCATATCGCGGCCATGCTGGGTATCCGCCAGGTGGTGGTGCTGGTCAACAAAATGGATCTGGTGGATTTTGACCGGCAGACGTTTGAGACTATCCGCCGGGAATTCGGTGAATTTTTGCATAAGCTCAACATCCAGCCGGTTAATTTTATTCCTCTCAGCGCCTTTAACGGAGACAATATCGCAGTCCGTTCCCAGCGCACTGCGTGGTATGAAGGGCCGACCGTCCTGGAACAGCTGGACAGCCTGAGCAACCGCAAAGGCAACCAGGAACTTCCTTTGCGGATGCCGGTTCAGGATATATATAAATTTACGGCGGCCGGAGATGATCGGCGCATTGTGGCCGGAACGATCCTCAGCGGCACCATCCGCAGTGGGGATGAAGTGGTTTTTCTCCCCTCCCGGAAAAGAAGCGTGATCCAGAGCATCGAAGGATTTAATGTCTCTCAGCGGAATATGGCCTATGCCGATGAGGCTGTGGGGCTGACTCTCAAGACCCAGATTTATATCAAACCCGGGGAATTGATGGTCAAAGCCCAGGATAAACAGCCCCAGATGGGGTCCCGTTTCAAGGCCAACATCTTTTGGGTGGGCAAAGCGCCTCTGATTAAAAACAAAACTTATAAGCTAAAAATCGGCACCCTGAAAATTGGGGTGAAGATGGTGGAAATCCTTAACATCATTGACGCGGCGGAGCTGAATATCGACACCTTCAAAGACCAGGCGGAAAAGCATGATGTGGCGGAATGCATTTTTGAGACCGCCAAGCCCATTGCTTTTGATCCGGTGACAGAAATGGAGCAGACCGGGCGCTTCGTGATTGTGGATAATTACGAAATCTCCGGCGGGGGAATTATCCTGGAGCAGGTCGATGATGACCGCAGCAGCCTGCAGGAGCATGTGCGGCAGCGGGAAACTCAGTGGGAAAAGGGACTGATTCAGCCGGCACAGCGGGCGGGGATCTATGGACATAAAGCCAAGTTCATCGTCCTGACCTCCGGCAGTGCCGACCATGGCCCGGTGATCGAAACCATCGCCCGGGAACTGGAACAAACCCTCTTCCGGCTCAATTACAAAGCCTATTATCTGGGGGTCAGAAACCTTCTGCACGGTTTGGCAGCGGAAGAGACAATAAAAGACTGGAGCAGGGACCGGGAGATCAGGCAGGTCGGTGAATTAGCCAGAATCCTCACCGACTCCGGGCAGATCTTTATCACCACGGTCTTTAATCTGGAGGATGATGAAGCGGAAAACTTAAAACTGCTTAACCAGCCCAGTGAGATACTGGTCATCACTATTGGGGAATCGCCATTCTATTCTTTTCAGCCGGATGCCAGCCTTGAGGTTGAGGGGGCCGTGGCGGCTGTGGGCGGCCTTTTGCAGAAGCAGGAGATTATTTTGGATTATTATTTGTAG
- a CDS encoding M67 family metallopeptidase yields the protein MITLTKKQMEEMLAHARQALPNEACGLLGGRRDGDDRWVERVYPLNNLDQSPEHFSMDPREQLTAVKDMRKNGWVMLGNFHSHPATPARPSAEDKRLAFDPSLSYLIISLAEPQKPVCKSFLIKKDGVDEEEIILKEE from the coding sequence ATGATCACCCTGACTAAAAAGCAAATGGAAGAGATGCTGGCGCATGCCCGCCAAGCTCTGCCCAATGAGGCCTGCGGACTGCTGGGAGGCCGTAGGGATGGAGATGATCGGTGGGTAGAGCGGGTTTACCCCCTGAACAATCTGGATCAGAGTCCGGAGCATTTCAGCATGGACCCCCGGGAACAATTAACGGCGGTCAAAGATATGCGGAAAAACGGCTGGGTAATGCTGGGCAATTTCCACAGTCATCCGGCAACCCCAGCGCGGCCCTCGGCGGAAGATAAAAGGCTGGCCTTCGATCCATCCCTGAGTTACCTGATCATTTCCCTGGCCGAGCCCCAAAAGCCAGTCTGCAAAAGTTTTTTGATCAAAAAGGATGGGGTAGACGAAGAAGAGATTATTCTGAAGGAGGAGTAA
- a CDS encoding sulfurtransferase TusA family protein, translated as MNAKKADRVVDITSVVCPITFVKVKVALEELEPGQLLEILMKDGEPIQNVPRSLKDEGHKLVQVENNGNGTYTVFVEKGN; from the coding sequence TTGAACGCTAAAAAAGCGGATCGGGTGGTGGATATCACCAGTGTTGTCTGCCCCATCACCTTCGTGAAAGTTAAAGTTGCTCTGGAGGAACTGGAACCGGGGCAGTTGCTGGAGATTCTGATGAAGGATGGGGAACCCATTCAAAACGTTCCCCGAAGCTTGAAAGACGAAGGCCATAAGCTGGTTCAGGTAGAAAACAATGGGAACGGAACCTATACCGTTTTCGTAGAAAAAGGAAATTAA
- a CDS encoding DUF362 domain-containing protein, which yields MIPEVYFTSMKINQGQSLLTKLEKLINRSGILKGIEKNDMVALKIHFGERGNLAYIRPQFVRRVVDQVKKRGGRPFLTDANTLYVGSRSNAIDHLETAIENGFDYSVVGAPLVIADGLNGKDYVSVPVNLKHFQEVKIGSAAVHADALIAVSHFKGHEATGFGGTLKNLGMGLGSRAGKQQQHSDILPQVNEERCTACGKCKNWCPASAITVAGFARIDEKLCIGCGECAVTCTFKAIAVNWKTTPDVIQEKIVEYTVGALKGKEGKSGFITFVNNVSPLCDCVSWNDVPIVQDIGILISQDPVAIDQAAVDLVNQAHGNPHSVLGERHHESDKFRVIHPEVDWSVQLEYGEKIGLGSRQYQLITMD from the coding sequence ATGATTCCGGAAGTCTATTTTACCAGTATGAAAATCAATCAGGGGCAAAGCCTGCTGACGAAACTGGAAAAGCTTATCAATCGGTCAGGAATCCTGAAAGGAATCGAGAAGAATGACATGGTTGCCCTTAAAATACACTTTGGGGAACGGGGCAATTTAGCTTATATCAGACCACAATTTGTGCGGAGAGTCGTGGATCAGGTCAAGAAAAGAGGCGGCCGCCCCTTTTTAACCGATGCCAATACCCTTTATGTGGGGTCTCGCTCCAATGCCATTGACCATTTGGAAACAGCCATCGAAAACGGTTTTGATTATTCTGTGGTGGGGGCCCCTCTGGTGATTGCCGATGGCCTAAATGGGAAAGACTATGTATCAGTGCCTGTAAATTTGAAGCATTTTCAAGAAGTTAAGATTGGCAGTGCGGCGGTCCATGCGGATGCCCTGATTGCTGTATCTCACTTTAAAGGCCATGAAGCAACCGGTTTTGGCGGGACATTGAAGAACCTTGGTATGGGGTTAGGCAGCCGGGCCGGCAAGCAGCAGCAACATTCGGATATCCTGCCCCAAGTCAATGAAGAGCGCTGCACGGCTTGCGGGAAGTGTAAAAACTGGTGCCCTGCCTCGGCCATCACGGTGGCAGGCTTTGCCCGGATTGATGAGAAGCTCTGTATCGGGTGCGGAGAATGTGCGGTAACCTGCACCTTCAAAGCCATTGCTGTCAATTGGAAGACCACACCGGACGTGATTCAGGAAAAGATTGTGGAATATACCGTAGGTGCTTTAAAGGGGAAGGAAGGCAAGAGCGGGTTCATTACCTTTGTTAATAATGTCTCACCTCTCTGTGATTGCGTGAGTTGGAATGATGTTCCCATCGTTCAGGACATTGGTATACTTATCTCCCAAGATCCTGTAGCCATCGATCAAGCGGCTGTGGATCTGGTGAATCAGGCCCATGGTAATCCTCATTCCGTTTTGGGCGAGCGTCATCATGAGTCAGACAAGTTCCGCGTGATTCACCCTGAAGTGGACTGGTCTGTTCAGCTGGAGTATGGGGAAAAGATCGGCTTAGGGTCACGCCAATACCAGCTCATTACTATGGATTAG
- a CDS encoding phosphoadenylyl-sulfate reductase — translation MDRSDFNLDLDEINRAFAGEDPRKLLAHVVEKIGPARIALASSLSIEDQVLTQMLLKIDARARIFFIDTGRNFQQTYDLMEETMSRYEFHYEVYAPENSELEPFLAEYGPNAFYDKVELRQKCCELRKVRSLQRVLSTVDGWICGLRKEQSPTRQEIGLLEWDSRHAIYKVNPLAAWSEEQVWAYIRRENIPYSSLYNKGFRSIGCQPCTRAVAPGADVRSGRWWWEDPSKKECGLHPSLNPPAKEEEKR, via the coding sequence ATGGACAGATCGGATTTCAATTTGGATCTTGATGAGATAAACCGAGCCTTTGCCGGGGAAGACCCCCGCAAGCTTTTGGCCCATGTGGTGGAAAAAATCGGTCCGGCGCGGATTGCTCTGGCTTCCAGCCTTTCCATTGAGGATCAAGTACTGACCCAGATGCTATTAAAGATCGATGCCCGGGCCCGGATCTTCTTTATCGATACAGGCCGGAATTTTCAGCAGACTTATGATCTGATGGAAGAGACCATGAGTCGCTATGAGTTTCATTATGAGGTATACGCGCCGGAGAATTCGGAGCTGGAGCCATTTCTGGCGGAATATGGCCCCAACGCTTTTTATGACAAGGTTGAACTGCGCCAAAAATGTTGTGAGCTGAGAAAAGTCAGGTCCTTGCAGCGGGTCTTATCTACCGTAGATGGCTGGATTTGCGGACTGCGCAAGGAGCAGAGCCCCACCCGCCAGGAAATCGGTTTGCTGGAATGGGATTCCCGCCACGCTATCTATAAAGTGAATCCTCTGGCGGCCTGGAGCGAAGAGCAGGTTTGGGCTTATATCCGCCGGGAAAACATTCCCTACAGTTCCCTATACAACAAAGGTTTCCGCAGCATTGGCTGTCAGCCCTGCACCCGGGCGGTGGCCCCCGGGGCGGATGTACGCAGCGGCAGGTGGTGGTGGGAAGATCCCTCTAAAAAAGAATGCGGGCTGCATCCATCCCTGAACCCGCCTGCAAAGGAGGAAGAAAAGCGATGA
- the cysD gene encoding sulfate adenylyltransferase subunit CysD, protein MNHLDKLEAQSVYILREAYREFKNICMLWSIGKDSTVLLWLARKAFFGHVPIPLVHIDTHYKIPEMIHYRDQLARQWQLTMIYGENKEALDGGRTFPDGKTDRISCCQALKTEALKNTLSGEWPRYILDLETGQYRPDGSREKYTGVIVGVRADEEGSRSKERYFSPRDQENDWDVGDQPPEFWNQFKTDFAPGTHIRIHPLLDWTELNVWEYIEREKIPVTSLYFDQGEGKRYRSLGCYPCTLPVESPARNVEEIIEELRSGKFANIAERSGRAQDKDDGGGLETLRRGGYM, encoded by the coding sequence ATGAACCATCTGGATAAGCTGGAAGCGCAAAGCGTCTATATCCTGAGAGAGGCTTACCGTGAATTTAAAAATATCTGCATGCTCTGGTCCATCGGCAAGGACAGCACCGTCCTGCTCTGGCTGGCCCGCAAGGCTTTTTTCGGGCATGTACCCATTCCCCTGGTGCATATTGACACCCACTATAAAATACCGGAAATGATTCACTACCGGGACCAACTGGCCCGGCAATGGCAGCTGACCATGATTTACGGGGAGAACAAGGAGGCCTTGGACGGGGGCAGAACCTTTCCGGACGGGAAAACGGACCGGATCAGCTGCTGTCAGGCGCTGAAAACGGAAGCCTTGAAAAATACCCTTTCCGGGGAATGGCCCCGCTATATTCTGGATCTGGAAACCGGCCAATATCGACCGGATGGCAGCCGGGAAAAGTACACCGGGGTGATTGTGGGGGTACGGGCGGATGAGGAAGGAAGCCGTTCCAAAGAGCGGTATTTCTCCCCCCGGGATCAGGAAAATGATTGGGATGTGGGGGATCAGCCCCCGGAATTCTGGAATCAGTTCAAAACCGATTTTGCCCCCGGCACCCATATCCGAATTCATCCCCTTCTGGACTGGACGGAGCTGAATGTCTGGGAATATATCGAGCGGGAGAAGATCCCGGTGACATCCCTTTATTTTGATCAGGGGGAGGGCAAACGCTACCGTTCCCTGGGCTGTTATCCCTGCACCTTACCGGTGGAATCCCCGGCCCGCAATGTGGAAGAAATTATTGAGGAGCTGCGCAGCGGCAAGTTTGCCAACATCGCCGAACGGTCGGGACGGGCCCAGGATAAGGATGACGGGGGCGGACTGGAAACCCTGCGGAGAGGCGGGTATATGTAA
- a CDS encoding HD-GYP domain-containing protein, whose product MKAEWVELNQEWQSTQWVVNRYLSKNHSLKRHSQRVSSLCQSMGEVLELSEEEAAQLEKAALLHDIGKAFIDDRIINKPDRLNEEEWVEIKGHPGKGFDILCAFENMGMTARLILAHHERWDGKGYPRGLKGEEIPRLTRIISIADTYDAMTSSRSYRKPLSKRKAIEELRRNAGTQFDPDLVHIFVDKVIVGEIERVQ is encoded by the coding sequence ATGAAAGCAGAGTGGGTTGAATTGAATCAGGAATGGCAGTCTACCCAATGGGTTGTAAATCGATATCTGTCGAAAAACCACAGCCTAAAAAGACATTCGCAAAGGGTCTCCTCTTTGTGCCAAAGTATGGGTGAGGTTTTGGAATTAAGTGAAGAAGAAGCTGCACAATTGGAAAAGGCGGCTTTGCTTCATGATATTGGCAAAGCCTTTATTGATGACCGTATTATTAATAAACCGGACCGGCTTAATGAAGAGGAATGGGTAGAAATCAAAGGCCACCCAGGGAAAGGTTTTGACATACTTTGTGCTTTTGAGAATATGGGGATGACGGCGCGGCTCATTTTAGCACATCATGAGCGATGGGATGGGAAGGGTTATCCCCGGGGATTAAAAGGGGAAGAAATCCCTCGCCTAACCAGGATAATCTCCATCGCGGATACATATGATGCTATGACGAGTTCGCGCAGCTATCGGAAGCCCTTATCAAAACGTAAGGCTATTGAAGAATTGAGACGCAATGCCGGGACGCAATTTGATCCTGATTTGGTACATATCTTTGTTGATAAGGTTATCGTGGGTGAAATAGAGAGAGTTCAATAA
- a CDS encoding 4Fe-4S binding protein: MAEVDYKALKKGGFMQQVQKDHFALRLRVAGGQIQADQLQKVTELARTYGQGYIHMTSRQGIEIPFIRLEDVEAVLNELKEVGLEPGACGPRVRTITACQGAAICPSGLIDTTRLAGELDKRYFARELPHKFKLGVTGCGNNCLKAEENDLGIKGGVRPSWQQDQCIYCGLCQAVCPAKAIEVHRQEETLSLDSQLCTYCGKCVKSCPTSAWEGERGFLLSFGGLFGNRIAIGKRILPLVITEAHLYQVIDKTLEFFQNHGKPSERFRNTLDRVGWETLAKELEGLDLER, encoded by the coding sequence GTGGCAGAGGTTGATTACAAGGCTTTAAAAAAAGGCGGCTTTATGCAACAGGTGCAAAAGGATCATTTTGCCCTGCGGCTGCGCGTCGCCGGCGGCCAGATCCAAGCCGACCAGCTGCAGAAAGTAACGGAGCTGGCCCGGACCTATGGGCAGGGTTATATTCATATGACCTCAAGGCAGGGTATCGAAATTCCTTTTATCCGGCTGGAGGACGTGGAGGCCGTTTTAAACGAACTGAAAGAGGTCGGGCTGGAGCCCGGTGCCTGCGGCCCCCGGGTCAGAACGATTACAGCCTGCCAGGGGGCGGCGATCTGCCCCAGTGGCCTGATCGACACCACCCGCTTGGCTGGGGAACTGGATAAACGCTATTTTGCCAGGGAGCTTCCCCATAAATTTAAACTGGGCGTTACGGGCTGCGGCAATAATTGCCTGAAAGCGGAAGAAAACGATCTGGGTATCAAAGGGGGCGTCAGGCCCAGCTGGCAGCAGGACCAGTGCATTTATTGCGGTTTATGCCAGGCGGTTTGCCCGGCCAAAGCCATCGAGGTTCACAGACAAGAGGAAACCCTCAGCCTGGACAGTCAGCTGTGCACTTATTGCGGCAAATGCGTTAAATCCTGCCCGACTTCGGCCTGGGAAGGAGAAAGAGGGTTTTTGCTCTCCTTTGGGGGGCTGTTCGGCAACCGGATTGCCATCGGTAAGCGCATCCTGCCTCTGGTCATTACTGAGGCTCACCTTTATCAGGTGATCGATAAAACTTTGGAGTTTTTCCAGAATCACGGCAAACCAAGCGAACGGTTCAGGAACACCCTGGATAGAGTTGGCTGGGAAACCCTTGCTAAAGAATTGGAGGGATTAGATCTTGAACGCTAA
- a CDS encoding adaptor protein MecA — protein sequence MRIQKVNENTIRIFISFAELADRDITMADLFQRSQRSEQVFWELISQAREEVEFNLDQPFWIQATASSNEEFVITVIKQEDTTEVITKEKESKRPSRSKVMEWVYAFADIEDVLAVVKRIPDFSRVRSSLFEFDGEYYLVVSHLGTGKKKQVAEALLDEYGELVDVAKLFLEEHGRVILKERALQTLKTHFKF from the coding sequence ATGCGCATTCAAAAAGTCAACGAAAATACGATCCGCATCTTCATCTCCTTCGCCGAACTTGCCGACAGAGATATTACCATGGCAGATTTATTTCAACGTTCGCAAAGAAGTGAGCAGGTGTTTTGGGAGTTAATCTCTCAGGCAAGGGAAGAAGTGGAGTTTAACCTAGATCAACCCTTTTGGATACAAGCCACAGCATCATCCAATGAGGAATTTGTGATTACTGTCATCAAGCAAGAAGACACAACAGAGGTCATAACTAAAGAAAAGGAAAGCAAACGGCCAAGCCGGTCCAAGGTTATGGAGTGGGTGTATGCTTTTGCCGATATTGAGGATGTCCTAGCCGTTGTCAAGCGTATACCCGATTTTTCCCGTGTGCGCTCCAGTCTTTTTGAATTTGATGGGGAATATTATCTTGTGGTCAGTCATTTAGGTACGGGTAAGAAAAAACAGGTGGCAGAGGCTTTGCTCGACGAATATGGTGAGCTGGTGGATGTAGCTAAGCTCTTCTTGGAAGAGCACGGAAGAGTTATATTGAAAGAGCGCGCCCTGCAAACTTTGAAAACCCATTTTAAGTTCTAA